In one window of Lewinella sp. 4G2 DNA:
- a CDS encoding DNA methyltransferase, whose protein sequence is MPGRSPTPLPPPNAFIQKWSQSGAAESSNAQSFVNDLCELLGVAKPNPSVPDAAQNDYVFEKRVMGKNGNTKFIDCYKRGHFILENKQGVSAVLDPSSTALSTSHRTRVSAQKKRTGHGKRGTATYDKAMLRAKNQADNYARLLPNAEIAGGRPPFILVCDVGHAISVYADWTRAGGHYQAFPDPSNYRIPLADLEDETIRERLRLIWTDPLALDPARRSARVTKEIADRLAALAKSLEASFKDQVASIELREHEVLRSKSSSAYQEEIAGFLMRCLFTMFAEDVELLDGDAFTTLLDGCRDKPESFKPKVEELWQKMNTGGYSLVLDTKVRRFNGGFFADTSALDLNEDQVTLLWEAARADWKAVEPAIFGTLLERALSPRDRHKLGAHYTPRAYVERLVEPTVLEPLRTEWESVQAAAVSERDAGNDGEARRLVETFLQRLADLRVLDPACGSGNFLYVTLELLKRLEGEVRNLLVDLGGGQLSMALAGVTITPENMLGIELNPRAAAIAELVLWIGYLRWQIQTQGTTDLGEPLLRDYDNIENRDAVLAYAGTEPLLDENGEPVTRWDGVTMKIHPVTGKEVPDEGARTQVQRYLEPEAAQWPKADFIVGNPPFIGTARMRETLGDGYTETLRKLYKNVPNSADFVMFWWDKAAEALRKGNTERFGFITTNSIRQTFNRRVLQHHMSQKKPLSLVFAIPDHPWVDSVDGAAVRIAMTAADARETTGRLLRVEREIDQDSEDAPEVLLTEQEGKVQADLTVGADVAGAVQLKANENISSPGVKLHGSGFIITHEEAVNMGYPSSTIKKYYNGRDLAAISRNVCVIDFYGLSADQAAVENPVAYQRVLNFVKPERDSNRNKAIRENWWLHGRTRGELRDYIEDIPRYIATVETSKHRFFLFLDRENLPDNMLIAIASADAYNLGVLSSKIHVLWALAAGGRLGMGNDPRYNKTRCFETFPFPTPTDSQKQTIRDLAERLDAHRKRQQSLHPKLTMTGMYNVLEKERSGEALTDKERRLHEQGLVSILRQLHDELDAAVAAAYDWPVALDEQEILQRLVDLNAERAAEEARGLVRWLRPAYQAPEEVATQGALELTDEEDAPVVVVAEKRKWPGDTPGRVQVLRELCERVGGVPSGEELAGAFKPGLSRKRLGVAEGLLVTLSEMGLV, encoded by the coding sequence GTGCCCGGACGCTCCCCCACCCCACTTCCCCCCCCCAACGCCTTCATCCAAAAATGGTCCCAATCTGGGGCCGCGGAATCTTCTAACGCTCAATCTTTCGTCAACGATCTGTGTGAGTTGTTGGGGGTGGCTAAGCCCAACCCGAGTGTGCCCGACGCGGCCCAGAACGACTACGTATTCGAAAAACGGGTCATGGGGAAGAACGGGAACACCAAGTTCATCGATTGCTATAAGCGGGGCCACTTTATCCTCGAAAACAAACAGGGCGTCAGCGCGGTCCTGGACCCGTCTTCCACCGCTCTTTCCACTTCTCATCGCACCCGCGTCAGCGCCCAGAAGAAGCGCACGGGGCACGGCAAACGCGGCACGGCGACCTACGATAAGGCGATGCTGCGCGCCAAGAACCAGGCCGATAATTACGCCCGCCTGCTGCCCAACGCGGAGATCGCCGGGGGGCGGCCGCCCTTCATCCTGGTCTGCGACGTCGGCCACGCCATCAGCGTTTACGCCGACTGGACGCGCGCCGGCGGCCACTACCAAGCCTTCCCCGACCCCAGCAATTACCGCATCCCGCTGGCCGACCTCGAAGACGAAACCATCCGCGAACGCCTCCGCCTGATCTGGACCGACCCGCTGGCGCTGGACCCGGCGCGGCGAAGTGCGCGGGTGACTAAGGAGATCGCGGACCGGTTGGCGGCGCTGGCGAAAAGCCTGGAAGCGAGTTTCAAGGATCAAGTTGCGAGTATCGAGTTGCGAGAGCACGAAGTACTGCGCAGCAAATCGAGTAGCGCTTATCAAGAGGAGATCGCCGGGTTTTTGATGCGTTGTCTTTTCACGATGTTCGCCGAAGACGTAGAGCTCCTAGATGGCGACGCCTTCACCACGTTACTCGACGGTTGCCGTGATAAGCCAGAAAGCTTTAAGCCCAAAGTCGAAGAGCTCTGGCAGAAGATGAACACCGGCGGCTACAGCCTCGTGCTGGACACCAAGGTGCGCCGCTTCAACGGTGGTTTTTTCGCGGACACGAGCGCGCTAGACCTCAACGAAGACCAGGTCACGCTACTCTGGGAAGCGGCGCGGGCCGACTGGAAAGCCGTCGAGCCCGCCATTTTCGGCACCCTGCTGGAACGGGCCCTGAGCCCGCGCGACCGGCACAAACTCGGCGCCCACTACACGCCGCGCGCTTACGTGGAACGGCTCGTCGAACCGACCGTCCTGGAACCCCTGCGGACTGAGTGGGAGAGCGTCCAGGCCGCCGCCGTGAGCGAGCGCGACGCGGGCAACGACGGCGAGGCCCGCCGGCTGGTGGAAACCTTTTTGCAACGCCTGGCCGACCTGCGGGTGCTCGACCCGGCCTGCGGCAGCGGCAACTTCCTCTACGTCACGCTCGAACTGCTCAAGCGGCTCGAGGGCGAGGTGCGCAACCTCCTCGTCGACCTCGGCGGCGGGCAGCTATCGATGGCCCTGGCCGGCGTCACGATCACGCCCGAAAACATGCTCGGCATCGAGCTCAACCCCCGCGCGGCCGCCATCGCCGAGCTCGTCCTCTGGATCGGCTACCTCCGCTGGCAAATCCAGACCCAGGGCACGACCGACCTCGGCGAACCCCTCCTGCGCGATTACGACAACATTGAAAACCGCGATGCCGTCCTGGCCTACGCGGGCACGGAACCCCTGCTGGACGAAAACGGCGAGCCGGTGACGCGCTGGGACGGCGTAACGATGAAAATCCACCCGGTGACCGGCAAAGAAGTTCCGGATGAGGGGGCGCGGACGCAGGTGCAAAGGTATTTGGAACCGGAAGCGGCGCAGTGGCCGAAGGCGGACTTTATTGTTGGGAATCCGCCGTTTATTGGGACGGCACGGATGCGAGAAACTTTGGGGGATGGCTATACAGAGACGCTGCGAAAACTGTACAAAAACGTCCCCAACAGCGCCGATTTCGTGATGTTTTGGTGGGACAAAGCCGCCGAAGCTCTCCGCAAAGGCAATACCGAACGCTTCGGTTTCATCACGACGAACAGTATCCGCCAAACCTTTAACCGGCGGGTGTTGCAGCACCATATGAGCCAGAAGAAGCCACTGAGTTTAGTGTTTGCTATTCCGGATCATCCTTGGGTGGATTCGGTGGATGGTGCTGCGGTGCGGATTGCTATGACGGCGGCGGATGCAAGGGAGACTACGGGACGGTTGTTGCGCGTGGAGCGGGAAATAGACCAGGACAGTGAGGACGCGCCAGAGGTTTTGCTGACGGAACAAGAAGGGAAGGTGCAAGCGGATTTGACTGTAGGAGCGGATGTGGCTGGAGCGGTGCAGTTAAAGGCAAACGAAAATATCAGTTCGCCCGGCGTTAAGCTACACGGGAGTGGGTTCATCATTACTCACGAGGAAGCCGTCAATATGGGATACCCTAGCTCGACAATAAAGAAGTATTATAATGGTAGGGACTTAGCCGCTATTAGTCGTAACGTTTGCGTAATCGATTTCTACGGTTTATCAGCGGATCAAGCGGCAGTAGAAAATCCTGTAGCTTATCAACGAGTTTTGAATTTTGTAAAGCCAGAACGTGATTCAAACCGGAATAAAGCAATTAGAGAAAACTGGTGGCTTCATGGTCGGACAAGAGGTGAGCTAAGAGATTACATTGAGGATATACCAAGATATATTGCAACTGTTGAAACCTCTAAACATCGCTTTTTCCTGTTTCTTGACAGAGAGAATCTGCCTGATAATATGCTCATCGCGATAGCTTCGGCAGATGCATATAATTTAGGTGTATTGTCGAGTAAAATCCATGTGTTGTGGGCGTTAGCGGCAGGTGGTCGGTTAGGCATGGGCAACGATCCCCGCTACAACAAAACCCGCTGCTTCGAAACCTTCCCCTTCCCCACCCCCACCGATTCCCAAAAGCAAACCATCCGCGATCTAGCCGAGCGCCTCGACGCGCACCGCAAGCGCCAGCAGTCCTTACACCCGAAACTGACGATGACGGGGATGTACAACGTGCTGGAAAAGGAGCGGTCCGGCGAGGCCCTGACGGACAAAGAGCGCCGGCTTCACGAGCAGGGTTTGGTGAGCATCCTCCGCCAGTTGCACGATGAGTTGGATGCGGCCGTCGCCGCTGCCTACGATTGGCCGGTGGCGCTGGACGAGCAGGAGATCCTGCAACGCCTCGTCGACCTCAACGCCGAGCGAGCGGCGGAGGAGGCGCGGGGGTTGGTCCGCTGGTTGCGGCCGGCGTACCAGGCGCCGGAGGAGGTGGCTACGCAAGGGGCGCTGGAGCTGACTGACGAAGAAGATGCGCCGGTTGTTGTGGTGGCTGAGAAGCGGAAGTGGCCTGGTGATACGCCGGGGCGGGTGCAAGTGTTGCGGGAGTTGTGTGAAAGAGTGGGTGGGGTGCCTTCGGGGGAGGAGTTGGCTGGGGCTTTTAAGCCTGGGTTGAGTAGGAAGCGGTTGGGGGTTGCGGAGGGGTTGTTGGTAACGTTATCTGAAATGGGACTAGTGTGA